The DNA segment AGCTTCCTTCGAAAGCTGGTTTTCGAAGGAAGACGAATACTGATTCCAGCTCCAATACACACCCGATTTCCCAAGCGTCGGCTCGCTCACAACCTGAGTCACAAAACCATTGTTTAGTAACGTAGAACACGATCACATAATCGATAATGTGGTTTGAGGACGAACCTGTGCTAGTCGTTTTCCTGCATCCGTTTCGGAAACATAGCCTTTCGTGATGTATTTTTGGAATGGTGGGAATAGAAGCCGGAACAAGGGAATGTGCTCCCTGAACAATCCTGTTTCCGCAATGCAACCCGGGTAGAGAGAAGAAAAGGCGATTCCCGTCTCCTCGTGGTATCGCCGGTGAAGTTCTTGCATTGTGAGCATGTTGCAAACTTTGCTGTCTTTGTAGGCTTTTGCACCATCAAACTCTCCTCCATCTATCATCGGTGAGGTGTTTACGCCGTTCAACCCGCCCGTAAGACCTCTCAGATCTCCAAGATTCGCCTTCGGGGGCACATTCCCGGCCAACGTGTTCGTGTTTCCTGCAAAACATAACAGAATCATCAAGTTTTTCCTTCTAACATTTTGCAAATACTACTCCATCCATTCCCTAATAtttgtctttctagagattttttttgttccataataCATTACGTTTTGATTCAATCCGTGCACATTAATTGACCtttaccaaatatacccctattgaagttgcctttttattttggaaatagataaaaattaattaatggatgcaattaatacaaAGATAACAAAGTCTTtctagttaaaattaattacatttcttaatggcttaatacatcatttgccccctgaacttgtctaaaaagcttaattgacccctgaactttcaaagtgtcgcgatagccccctgaacttgcgtaaaatataatcaattgatcatggGGCCAATtaacctttttggacaagttcagggggcaaatgatgtattaagcttttcttaattcttgtgtcttaacCTTAAAAGACAAATATTATGGAACAGAGGGAGTACTAATTAGTAGTAATCTATGTGGCACGGAAACAGAATAAAACATAGGCGGGAAATAGAAACCGATATGAAACACGGAAACACTATTAAAGAGGAGTTTCtctatgttgcatggaaacgGAAATGGACACCAGGAAAAATGCTATTTCTAAAATACTATAGCTAGGAATCGGAAAAGAAACTGAAATGGAAACAGACTAAAACATAGTCTTCAAAACATAGGTAGGAAATGGAAACATATGAGGAGTTtctctatgttgcacggaaacagaAATGGACACCAGGAAACGCTATTTCTAAAAAACCATAGCTAGGAAACGGAAATAGATACGAAACACAGAAACGCTACtaaagaagagtttccgtgcaacataggagTTTCTGTCTACCTGTAATGGAGCCAACAATGATGAGTCTCTTGGACGGAGAATCCGACTTCTTCAAATCGTCGAGCAACAACCGAGTAAGCAGGAAGTGACCGAGATGGTTAGTTCCGACGCTGAGTTCGAACCCGTCCGCAGTAAACGTCGGCTCCTTAGCAGTAGGCAAGTAGATAGCAGCATTGCAGACAAGTACATCAAGTGGTAGACCGGAACGTCGAAAGGTATCAACGAACTGGCGGACACTGTCGAGGGAAGCAAGATCAAGGTGCATAACGGTGTAGTTTTCTTTCGCAATGCCAGCGGATTTAGCCGCCTTTTCGGCTTTTAGGAAGTTCCGACATGCCATAACAATGTTCCATTTTCCTGTCTCTGCTAAAGCTTTGGCTGTTGCAAGACCTAAACCTGATGAAGCTCCTGTGATTATTACATTTCCTTTTCTTAATGTTTTCTTTGATTCTGATACTGATTCTTTGATTGATGGTGTTGTAGTAGCTGTTTGAGCTCTAATGGTGCCGAAAGATAGACCTCGTCTCGTATGTTCCTGTATACGAGCAAAGCAGTTAATTTCTGACACGACAACACGATTTAGGGAGACATATGTTGCTGTATATGAGTAAAATTGTTAAACATGACAACACGATTTACAGAGATATATATTCCTTTCTGCTTTGAGATACTAAGCCAAGGTCAGACAAGTTGTTAATTTCTGACACGACAATACGATTACAGAGAGTTAATTTCTCAAATGACAATATGATTTAAAGAGAGATATGTTTATTTATACGAGCAGAGCTTTTAATTTCTGACATGACAACACGATTTACTGAGACATATGTTCCTGTATAAGAGCAAAGCTGTTAATATCTGACATGACAACACCATTTACAGAGACATATGTTTCTTTACACGAGCATAGTTGTTAATTTCTGACATGACAACACGATTTACAGAGACATGTGTTCCTGTATACGAGCAAAGCTATTAGTTTTTGACTAGACAACACGATTACAGAGACATATGGTCCTGTATATGAgcaaaactattaatttctgacacGACAACACGATTTACAGATACATATGTTTCTGTATACAAACAAAACTGTTAATTTCTGACATGACAACACAAtttacagagatatatgttccTTTATATGAGCAAAGCTATTAATTTCTAACACGACAACACGAtttacaaagatatatgttccTATATACGAGCAAAGCTATTAATTTCTGACACGACAATGTGATTTATAGAGACAATCTGGTTAACATGATTATTGTATTTGGAAACGGGAGCTCTAGTGACCCAAATAAaaaaatggcttaatacatttaTTGCTACctgtgctacgggtttcctttatgaccccggcatgcctaatagattgaaggggaaattctaccggacggcaattagaccagcattgttatatggtatggagtgttgggcagtgaaacactgccagatccataagatgtcggtggcggagatgcgtatgttgagatggatgtgtggtcatacgagaaaggatcgggtgagtaacgaaataattaggataaaagtaggggtcacatctattgagaataaaatgagagaaaaccgactaaggtggtttggccatgtgagacgtagagcgcttgatgcgccggttagaagAACCGAAGAGTgacaaagggatgtagtggtgaggggtaggggaagacctaagcaaacttggaggagggtgatcgagagtgatatgagtttactgggaattgaggaaaatatggtagtggataggacggagtggagggagcgaatttgtgttactctcgacttgatttcacggttttatatgatggttcatgttagccgaccccgaatcatttcgggactaaggctttgttgtcgttgttgtttgttgttgtgcTTGGTTTAACTAGCCCTGAATTCTTGtctaattgcattcaataaccctgTATTCTTGTCTAATTACATTCAATAACTCAAAAACTTCAATTGTCTAGTAAACTTTCAAAACTTCCTAATTGACATTTTCTTTTTGGCACATGACATGACGGAGTATGTCTCCCATTTTCTAAGTCCAACAAATACTATTGAGAAACATGAAATTATTATATGAAATTGGATAAGAATAAGGATGATGTGTAACTTTTATAAATTCAGGGCACAATTGAAGTTAGGAACAAATAAACAAGACTGACCTTCTTGCTCCTTGTGAAGGAATCAACCTTAAGTTGGTTTGGAAGTGAAACTGAAGCTCCAAAGAAACCTGTCTCCTTGTGCTTTCCCTGCAGGAAGCAGACAACAAATCATACAAAATCAGTAAGGGATAAGGTAACAAAATAGCTTCAAGGTTGTTCGAGAAGTGATAATCTAGTCccaacgtacaaaatagcataatttTAGTTCCAACGTTTATGAAACGGTGCAATTATAACCAGTGGCAAATACAGGAAGGATTGGTCCACTGAGAATGCCAATTTTACACTTGCatgctttaaaaaaaaaatttttttttttttgttaaatcgaactcgttcctttttttttccgtatatatatacatgttattaTTTGAATGGTCTAGAACCAACTTTTACGTACCActataaaacttctcaaaaatTAAGTTAGATTTGCACTACAAAAGTAAAATTGAGTCGTTTCAAACAAACTTAGCGAAATTTATGTGCTATCACATATTAATGAAGTTAGATTTTctaatggcttaatacatcatttgccctttgaacttgtccaaaaagcttgattgtcctcctgaactttcaaagtatcccgatagccccctcaacttgtataaaatattcagttagctctctgaatttgcataaaatataatcaattgatcactcggtcgtaaaaaagtaatttaaatgcaggagatgtattccacgcatcttagaatgttattacataattaaaaaatagattaaaaatgaagttattatttgctcaactatacaatttttcttctctaatattagaactacataccccgattttggttgttttacttttttttaagactcgtgtaATATATTTTCCGCATGTAACTTACTTtattgcaaccgagtgatcaattgattacattttgaggggctaactaaacattttatggaAGTTGAGGGGCTATCGAggcactttgaaagttcaggagccCAATCAAAcgttttggacaagttcaggaggcaaatgatgtattaagccttttctAATTAAATACAATCTcaattagagcatctccaacagtctcttaaattggctcttaagttaaaatttaaggagggagaataaaaaatcagctccaacagcaggctcctcaaatcactaagagactccacatcctctctattaatagagagcctctctccacATTTTAGTGTCTCCTAACttcatattttattaatttattattaataaatctctctcctcacactattggtaatataataataaataataattttaataataaaataataaataaagagtgaatataaggagcattgttggagatgatatgtcttagtcacttttaaattaagagtcaattatttatattatttaggcctaatacacaaataaccccctaaacttgtccaaatgttgcaactgccccctgaactt comes from the Euphorbia lathyris chromosome 5, ddEupLath1.1, whole genome shotgun sequence genome and includes:
- the LOC136230425 gene encoding protochlorophyllide reductase; translated protein: MAFKAASLLPSSISVYKEGKHKETGFFGASVSLPNQLKVDSFTRSKKEHTRRGLSFGTIRAQTATTTPSIKESVSESKKTLRKGNVIITGASSGLGLATAKALAETGKWNIVMACRNFLKAEKAAKSAGIAKENYTVMHLDLASLDSVRQFVDTFRRSGLPLDVLVCNAAIYLPTAKEPTFTADGFELSVGTNHLGHFLLTRLLLDDLKKSDSPSKRLIIVGSITGNTNTLAGNVPPKANLGDLRGLTGGLNGVNTSPMIDGGEFDGAKAYKDSKVCNMLTMQELHRRYHEETGIAFSSLYPGCIAETGLFREHIPLFRLLFPPFQKYITKGYVSETDAGKRLAQVVSEPTLGKSGVYWSWNQYSSSFENQLSKEASDAEKARKLWEVSEKLVGLA